The following are encoded in a window of Acropora muricata isolate sample 2 chromosome 6, ASM3666990v1, whole genome shotgun sequence genomic DNA:
- the LOC136919055 gene encoding histone H2A-like, translated as MSGRGKGKAKGTKSKSRSSRAGLQFPVGRIHRLLRKGNYAERVGAGAPVYLAAVLEYLSAEILELAGNAARDNKKTRIIPRHLQLAVRNDEELNKLLAGVTIAQGGVLPNIQAVLLPKKTEKKAKA; from the coding sequence ATGTCAGGTCGCGGTAAAGGAAAAGCAAAGGGCACCAAGTCCAAGAGCCGTTCATCTCGAGCAGGCCTTCAGTTCCCTGTTGGTCGAATCCATCGTCTCCTTCGCAAGGGCAACTATGCTGAGCGCGTTGGAGCTGGTGCTCCAGTGTACTTGGCGGCTGTGCTTGAGTACTTGAGCGCTGAGATTCTTGAGTTGGCGGGCAATGCTGCTCgtgacaacaagaaaacaagaatcaTCCCGCGTCACCTTCAGCTTGCTGTCCGCAATGATGAAGAACTCAACAAACTGTTGGCCGGTGTCACCATCGCACAGGGAGGTGTTTTACCCAACATCCAAGCAGTTCTTTTGCCCAAAAAGACCGAGAAGAAGGCGAAAGCTTAA
- the LOC136919056 gene encoding histone H4, producing MSGRGKGGKGLGKGGAKRHRKILRDNIQGITKPAIRRLARRGGVKRISGLIYEETRGVLKVFLENVIRDAVTYTEHAKRKTVTAMDVVYALKRQGRTLYGFGG from the coding sequence ATGTCTGGTCGCGGCAAAGGGGGAAAAGGACTCGGCAAAGGAGGCGCCAAGCGTCACCGTAAAATCCTTCGTGATAACATCCAAGGCATCACCAAGCCAGCCATTCGTCGTCTTGCTCGCCGTGGCGGTGTCAAGCGAATCTCTGGCCTTATCTACGAGGAGACCCGCGGTgttctcaaggttttccttGAGAATGTCATCCGTGATGCTGTGACATACACCGAGCACGCTAAGCGCAAGACTGTGACAGCCATGGATGTGGTGTACGCTCTCAAACGCCAGGGACGCACTCTGTACGGATTTGGCGGCTAA